In a genomic window of Telopea speciosissima isolate NSW1024214 ecotype Mountain lineage chromosome 5, Tspe_v1, whole genome shotgun sequence:
- the LOC122661119 gene encoding uncharacterized protein LOC122661119 has protein sequence MSSLLVKPTSTSPSPSSLIFSSRSRSGLFSSLSFARKTNRRCLQLRTRAYDSSDFKNSGTGDSRPPNRTLPKSRREILLEYVKNVQPEFLELFVKRAPRQVVDAMHQTVTNMIGTLPPQFFAVIVTTVAENLAQLMYSVMMTGYMFRNAQYRLQLQQSLEQVPFLMYRRKRN, from the exons ATGTCTTCGTTGCTGGTTAAGCCGACTTCAACGTCTCCATCTCCGTCGtcactcatcttctcttctcgtTCTCGTTCTGGTTTGTTTTCTTCACTCAGCTTCGCCAGAAAGACGAATAGAAGATGCCTTCAACTGAGAACTCGCGCTTATGATTCTTCCGATTTTAAAAATTCTGGAACCGGCGACTCGAGACCCCCTAATAGAACTCTG CCAAAGAGCCGGAGAGAAATTCTATTGGAGTATGTTAAAAATGTGCAGCCAGAATTTTTGGAATTGTTTGTGAAAAGAGCACCCCGGCAG GTGGTTGATGCAATGCACCAGACAGTTACTAATATGATTGGGACACTTCCCCCACAATTCTTTGCAGTAATAGTTACCACA GTCGCTGAAAATCTTGCACAGCTCATGTACAGTGTTATGATGACTGGGTACATGTTTAGGAATGCGCAATATCGTTTGCAATTGCAACAAAGTTTGGAGCAGGTTCCCTTCCTGATGTACAGGAGAAAAAG GAACTAA